In Melitaea cinxia chromosome 4, ilMelCinx1.1, whole genome shotgun sequence, a single genomic region encodes these proteins:
- the LOC123670420 gene encoding uncharacterized protein LOC123670420: MNHMQQQSRSNNIEIQCVPEHRSENLYTMFKQLVSTVKCDVSEGDVLHCTRIAKLDHKSKRPRTIVVKLSSQKIRDTVLAACTKYNKANPRDRLHAAHLGISCENIVPIFITEHLSPVNKSLHAATRKKAKDLDYKYVWFRNGHIFLRKTEFSERILINNMDKLKNLP; this comes from the coding sequence ATGAACCATATGCAGCAACAATCACGATCGAATAACATAGAGATACAATGTGTTCCTGAGCATAGATCTGAAAACTTGTACACAATGTTTAAACAGCTTGTCTCAACGGTCAAATGTGATGTGTCGGAGGGAGACGTTCTACACTGTACGCGCATTGCTAAACTGGATCATAAGTCAAAACGGCCTAGAACGATTGTTGTGAAACTTAGTTCTCAAAAAATAAGAGACACAGTTCTGGCGGCATGTACAAAGTACAATAAAGCGAATCCAAGGGACAGATTACATGCAGCTCACCTTGGAATATCATGTGAAAACATAGTTCCTATCTTCATTACAGAGCACTTGTCACCTGTTAACAAGAGTTTGCACGCAGCGACAAGAAAGAAAGCCAAGGACCTTGATTATAAATACGTGTGGTTTCGTAACGGCCACATTTTCCTCCGCAAAACAGAATTTTCTGAGCGTATACTGATCAATAACATGGACAAATTAAAGAACTTACCCTAG